In Nocardia sputorum, a single genomic region encodes these proteins:
- the modB gene encoding molybdate ABC transporter permease subunit, whose product MLPAVCGLAFLLVPLIGLLWRAPWATMPDRLFSAEIGRALRLSLVCATAATAICLVLGIPLAWVLARAALPGRGLIRALVTVPLVLPPVVGGVALLLVLGRRGLIGQWLYEWAGVSLPFTTAGVIVAEAFVAMPFLVISVEGALRAADPRFEEAAATLGATRWYAFRRVTLPSVLPGVVAGAVLCWARALGEFGATITFAGNFPGRTTTMPLAVYLALETDPDAAIVLSLVLLAVSVAVLVALRERWIRGAI is encoded by the coding sequence ATGCTGCCCGCCGTCTGCGGGCTGGCGTTCCTCCTCGTGCCTTTGATCGGACTGCTGTGGCGAGCGCCGTGGGCGACCATGCCGGATCGGCTGTTCAGTGCCGAGATCGGCCGAGCGCTGCGGCTCTCCTTGGTGTGCGCGACCGCGGCCACGGCGATCTGCCTGGTTCTGGGCATTCCCTTGGCCTGGGTGCTCGCGCGCGCCGCACTGCCGGGGCGCGGGCTGATCCGCGCTTTGGTCACCGTGCCGCTGGTGTTGCCGCCGGTGGTCGGCGGTGTCGCGCTGCTGCTCGTGCTCGGCCGGCGTGGGCTGATCGGACAGTGGCTCTACGAATGGGCGGGTGTCTCCCTGCCGTTCACCACGGCCGGGGTGATCGTGGCCGAAGCGTTCGTGGCCATGCCCTTCCTGGTGATCTCCGTCGAAGGAGCGCTGCGGGCAGCCGATCCCCGCTTCGAGGAAGCGGCCGCCACGCTCGGCGCCACCCGCTGGTACGCGTTTCGCCGGGTGACGCTGCCTTCGGTCCTGCCCGGCGTGGTGGCGGGCGCGGTGCTGTGCTGGGCGCGTGCGCTCGGCGAGTTCGGCGCCACGATCACGTTCGCGGGCAACTTCCCCGGCCGCACCACCACCATGCCGCTGGCGGTCTACCTCGCGCTGGAGACCGACCCGGATGCCGCGATCGTGCTGAGCCTGGTGCTGCTGGCCGTCTCGGTCGCCGTGCTGGTCGCGTTGCGCGAACGCTGGATCCGGGGGGCGATATGA
- the modA gene encoding molybdate ABC transporter substrate-binding protein, translated as MAIRKWCVAVATVLVVVTAAACGSDDATEHADGRQVSGTVTVFAAASLTETFGELGKQFEAAHPGVEVVYSFGASSALAQQIIQGAPADVFASAAPKNMQQVRDKGEVATAPVTFVRNRLQIAVPKGNPGRITGLTDFGKTEPKFALCAEQVPCGAAAAKVFETAGITPQPDTREQDVKAVLTKVTLGEVDAALVYRTDVEAAGDKVEGMAFPESAAAINDYPVAPLAHAPNATAAAAFVDFVTSEKAKPVFVAAGFDTP; from the coding sequence ATGGCAATTCGTAAGTGGTGTGTCGCGGTCGCGACCGTGCTGGTTGTCGTGACCGCGGCGGCCTGCGGTTCGGACGACGCGACCGAGCACGCCGACGGACGTCAGGTGTCGGGCACGGTGACCGTGTTCGCCGCGGCCTCGCTCACCGAGACGTTCGGGGAGCTCGGCAAGCAGTTCGAGGCCGCGCACCCGGGCGTCGAGGTGGTCTACAGCTTCGGGGCGAGTTCCGCCCTTGCGCAACAGATCATCCAAGGCGCACCGGCCGACGTGTTCGCCTCGGCCGCTCCGAAGAACATGCAGCAGGTCCGCGACAAGGGCGAGGTCGCCACCGCGCCGGTGACTTTCGTGCGCAACCGGCTCCAGATCGCGGTGCCGAAGGGCAATCCGGGACGCATCACGGGGCTGACCGATTTCGGCAAGACGGAGCCCAAATTCGCGTTGTGCGCGGAGCAGGTACCCTGCGGCGCCGCTGCCGCGAAGGTCTTCGAGACCGCGGGCATCACCCCGCAACCCGACACCCGCGAGCAGGACGTCAAGGCGGTGCTGACCAAGGTCACGCTCGGGGAAGTCGACGCCGCGCTGGTGTACCGCACCGACGTCGAGGCCGCGGGCGACAAGGTCGAGGGCATGGCCTTCCCGGAATCGGCCGCGGCGATCAACGACTACCCGGTCGCGCCACTGGCGCACGCGCCGAACGCGACGGCTGCCGCGGCCTTCGTCGACTTCGTGACCTCGGAGAAGGCCAAGCCGGTCTTCGTCGCGGCGGGATTCGACACCCCGTGA
- a CDS encoding ABC transporter ATP-binding protein, with amino-acid sequence MSLAADLRIQRGRFALELPLDAAPGEVVALLGPNGAGKTTALRALAGLIALTGGHIRLDGVTWDAPPSTFVPAERRQVGVVFQDYLLFGHLSALENVAFGLRARGYRRAAARERATRWLARVGLADYAHRKPRALSGGQAQRVALARALAIEPQLLLLDEPLAALDAGTRVQVRSDLAHHLRDYPGHTVLVTHDPLDAMVLADRLVILEDGAIVQQGPPAQVAARPRSDYVATLMGLNLYRGTARGMSVDLDGGGSITLAEPTQGRVHVAFGPTAVSLHPRQPAGSPRNSWPVIITGIEQHAHIMRIRLDGAPPVLADITPATVAELHLHPGQRLWAAVKATETRAYPA; translated from the coding sequence ATGAGTTTGGCGGCCGATCTGCGCATCCAGCGCGGACGTTTCGCGCTCGAGTTGCCGCTGGATGCCGCTCCTGGCGAAGTGGTGGCCTTGCTCGGGCCCAACGGGGCGGGGAAGACCACGGCGTTGCGTGCCCTGGCGGGGCTGATCGCACTCACCGGCGGGCACATCCGGTTGGATGGCGTCACCTGGGACGCGCCACCGTCGACGTTCGTGCCCGCCGAACGCAGGCAGGTCGGCGTCGTGTTCCAGGACTATCTCCTGTTCGGGCATCTGTCGGCGTTGGAGAACGTCGCCTTCGGCCTGCGCGCCCGCGGATATCGCCGCGCCGCCGCACGGGAGCGTGCCACCCGATGGCTCGCGCGTGTCGGACTGGCTGATTACGCGCACCGCAAGCCCCGGGCGCTGTCGGGCGGGCAGGCGCAGCGGGTGGCGCTGGCTCGTGCGCTGGCCATCGAACCACAACTGTTGCTGCTCGACGAACCGCTCGCCGCGCTGGACGCGGGCACCAGAGTCCAAGTGCGCTCGGACCTCGCTCACCACCTGCGCGATTATCCCGGCCACACCGTTCTCGTCACCCATGACCCGCTCGACGCCATGGTCCTCGCCGACCGGCTGGTCATCCTGGAGGACGGCGCGATCGTCCAGCAAGGTCCGCCCGCGCAGGTGGCGGCGCGGCCACGCTCGGACTACGTGGCCACCCTGATGGGCCTCAATCTCTACCGCGGCACCGCCCGTGGCATGAGCGTCGATCTGGACGGTGGCGGCAGCATCACCCTCGCCGAACCCACGCAGGGGCGTGTCCACGTGGCGTTCGGCCCCACCGCGGTGAGCCTGCACCCGCGACAACCTGCCGGCAGCCCCCGCAACAGCTGGCCGGTCATCATCACCGGGATCGAGCAGCACGCGCACATCATGCGCATTCGTCTCGACGGGGCGCCACCCGTCCTCGCCGACATCACACCGGCCACGGTGGCCGAATTGCACCTGCATCCTGGGCAGCGGCTGTGGGCCGCGGTGAAGGCCACCGAAACCCGCGCGTATCCGGCATGA
- a CDS encoding dihydrolipoamide acetyltransferase family protein, with translation MPEITMPRLSDTMEEGVIVSWLKQVGEPVERGEVLAEIETDKALMELEAYDDGVLEQILAAEGARVPIGTPIGLIGDGSGAAANGSSVSAPAPAVIAQAARDNGAVPDTRAVAAAPVRESVADSRGTADRKKSSPLARKIADELGVDISRVVGTGPGGRVIRQDVESAHRAAQVDLPTPAAPAPTAKFSASAQGDYEEVPLTGIQRVSATRLTESKQQAPHIYLTAAIDVTELFGFRAQVNDTLAPTGTKVSVNDLLIKAVAVTLRSNPSVNVSFAGEKLLRHHGVHLGMAVATPAGLLVPVLRDADRKSVSQIAAESREKAERARERKLRADEMSGGTFTISNLGMFGIEHFTAVINPPEAAILAVGAATDELRLDDGHVVTRKILRVTMSADHRVIDGAVAAQFLQQLKELLEHPLRIVT, from the coding sequence ATGCCCGAAATCACCATGCCCCGCCTCTCCGACACCATGGAGGAAGGCGTCATCGTCTCCTGGCTCAAGCAGGTGGGCGAGCCGGTCGAGCGAGGCGAAGTCCTCGCGGAGATCGAAACCGACAAGGCCCTCATGGAACTGGAGGCCTACGACGACGGCGTGCTCGAGCAGATCCTCGCCGCAGAGGGTGCGCGGGTGCCGATCGGGACGCCCATCGGGCTCATCGGCGACGGCAGTGGAGCCGCCGCGAACGGCTCGAGCGTTAGCGCACCCGCCCCGGCCGTCATCGCGCAGGCTGCCCGCGATAACGGGGCCGTGCCGGATACTCGTGCGGTTGCGGCTGCCCCCGTCCGCGAATCCGTCGCCGACTCCCGCGGAACGGCGGACCGGAAGAAGTCGTCGCCGCTGGCGCGCAAGATCGCCGACGAACTCGGTGTCGACATCTCGCGCGTGGTGGGCACCGGTCCGGGCGGACGTGTCATTCGCCAGGACGTCGAGTCCGCCCACCGCGCAGCCCAAGTCGACCTACCGACCCCAGCCGCCCCCGCTCCCACGGCGAAATTCTCGGCTTCGGCCCAGGGCGACTACGAGGAAGTTCCGCTGACCGGCATCCAACGGGTGTCGGCCACGCGACTCACCGAGAGCAAACAGCAGGCTCCGCACATCTATCTAACCGCCGCGATCGATGTGACCGAGCTGTTCGGGTTCCGTGCCCAGGTGAACGACACCCTGGCACCGACCGGCACGAAGGTCAGCGTGAACGATCTGCTGATCAAAGCCGTCGCCGTGACGCTGCGGAGCAATCCTTCGGTCAATGTCTCGTTCGCGGGTGAGAAGCTCTTGCGGCACCATGGCGTTCACCTCGGCATGGCGGTCGCGACGCCCGCAGGGCTCCTCGTCCCGGTGTTGCGCGACGCGGATCGAAAGAGCGTGTCGCAGATCGCCGCCGAAAGTCGTGAGAAAGCCGAACGCGCCCGCGAGCGCAAGTTGCGCGCCGACGAAATGAGCGGCGGCACCTTCACCATCTCCAACCTGGGAATGTTCGGTATCGAGCACTTCACCGCCGTGATCAACCCGCCGGAGGCCGCCATCCTGGCCGTCGGGGCCGCCACCGACGAACTGCGCCTGGACGACGGCCATGTGGTGACCCGGAAGATCCTGCGCGTCACCATGTCCGCCGACCACCGCGTCATCGACGGTGCCGTGGCCGCGCAGTTCCTGCAGCAGCTGAAAGAGCTGCTCGAACATCCCCTCCGCATCGTGACCTGA
- a CDS encoding TOBE domain-containing protein, with product MSNLRISEAAELLGVSDDTVRRWIDQGRLTATQLDNGRKGVSGRELAQFLRANAEAPAPGTTVAASARNRMRGIVTRVVKDTVMAQVEMQAGPFRLVSLLSRESVDELGLEVGSVAVASVKSTHVVVEIPES from the coding sequence GTGTCGAATCTACGGATCAGTGAAGCGGCCGAGTTGCTGGGAGTCAGCGACGACACGGTACGTCGATGGATCGATCAGGGCCGTCTCACCGCGACGCAACTCGACAACGGCCGCAAAGGAGTCAGCGGCCGCGAGCTCGCCCAATTTCTGCGGGCCAATGCCGAGGCGCCCGCACCCGGTACGACGGTCGCCGCGTCAGCGCGCAACCGGATGCGCGGAATCGTGACCCGGGTCGTGAAGGACACCGTGATGGCGCAGGTGGAGATGCAGGCCGGACCATTCCGGCTGGTGTCGCTGCTGAGCCGGGAATCGGTCGACGAACTCGGTCTGGAAGTCGGCAGCGTCGCTGTCGCGTCGGTGAAGTCCACGCACGTCGTCGTGGAGATACCGGAAAGTTGA
- a CDS encoding PucR family transcriptional regulator, with translation MSTSKKAIPETCTQELVAACRAEIPALTDRLIAEIFTDNPEWTDYSTVARADLVDGCRRYVTRILDLLGTPTTAFDDEVAASIGRRRAEQGVPLEAMLRTFRLGGRIVWEVLLDKADELAPGEIRAVGTALWAAIDGLSSSLVTSYRNTELEQLRSDERRRHALLEDLLAGRAHDTTFATRAARELNLPVASAYLVVVVDGGGEAVHTGTEAALAAVGIRSVWHDRVDSTVGLIAVERHDVAAVLRRIEPRIRGRAGASPTVSGLAQVGTAHGWALLTLQTLPRDATGLVPLHQRFQHALLLRSTDLTDMLVAHTLGPVLALPATERTTLLDTLAAWLAHDCSAAHAAARLHCHRNTVINRLHRVSTLLDRPLEGQRNYVELSLALAALDLAEEPDRA, from the coding sequence ATGTCGACATCGAAGAAGGCGATCCCGGAGACGTGCACGCAGGAGTTGGTCGCCGCCTGCCGTGCGGAGATTCCGGCTCTGACCGACCGGCTGATAGCGGAGATCTTCACCGACAACCCGGAGTGGACCGACTACTCGACGGTCGCCCGTGCCGACCTGGTCGACGGCTGCCGCCGATACGTGACCCGCATCCTCGACCTGCTGGGTACTCCGACGACCGCGTTCGACGACGAAGTCGCCGCGTCCATCGGCCGCCGCCGCGCCGAACAGGGCGTGCCGCTCGAAGCCATGCTGCGCACCTTCCGGCTGGGCGGCCGAATCGTGTGGGAGGTCCTGCTGGACAAGGCGGACGAACTCGCTCCCGGCGAGATTCGTGCGGTCGGCACCGCGTTGTGGGCGGCGATCGATGGCCTGTCCTCGTCGCTGGTCACCTCCTACCGCAATACCGAACTCGAACAGCTGCGCAGCGACGAACGCCGCCGCCACGCTCTGCTCGAGGATCTGCTCGCCGGCCGCGCCCACGACACGACCTTCGCCACGCGTGCCGCCCGTGAGCTGAACCTTCCGGTCGCCAGCGCCTACCTCGTCGTCGTTGTCGACGGTGGCGGAGAGGCGGTACACACCGGCACGGAAGCCGCGTTGGCCGCAGTCGGTATCCGGTCCGTGTGGCACGATCGCGTCGACTCGACGGTGGGGCTGATAGCAGTCGAGCGCCACGACGTGGCCGCGGTGTTACGACGTATCGAACCCCGCATCCGCGGACGAGCGGGCGCCTCCCCCACGGTGAGCGGGCTCGCGCAGGTCGGCACCGCGCACGGCTGGGCACTGCTCACACTGCAGACCTTGCCCCGGGACGCGACCGGACTCGTGCCGCTGCACCAGCGCTTCCAGCACGCGCTGCTCCTGCGCTCGACCGATCTCACCGACATGCTGGTCGCGCATACCCTCGGGCCGGTCCTGGCCCTGCCCGCCACCGAACGCACGACTCTGCTGGACACCCTGGCGGCCTGGCTGGCGCACGACTGCTCCGCGGCCCATGCCGCGGCGCGACTGCACTGCCACCGCAACACCGTCATCAATCGGCTCCACCGCGTCTCGACCCTGCTCGACCGCCCGCTCGAAGGCCAGCGCAACTATGTGGAACTGTCCCTGGCGCTGGCCGCGCTCGACCTCGCCGAGGAACCGGACAGAGCCTGA
- a CDS encoding iron chaperone → MTAQKTTVRTSAKTKASVGFTDEERAAMKEHAAELKTAARRGSRAAKADGENDVLAKIAGMSESDRVMAERLHAVVKASAPDLSPKLWYGMPAYAKDGKVVCFFQSAAKFKSRYATFGFNDIANLDDGTMWPTTFALTKLTAADEARIGDLVKKAVS, encoded by the coding sequence ATGACCGCGCAGAAGACCACCGTACGCACCAGCGCCAAGACCAAGGCCTCCGTCGGATTCACCGACGAGGAACGAGCCGCGATGAAAGAGCACGCCGCAGAGCTGAAGACGGCCGCGCGCCGGGGCTCGCGGGCGGCGAAGGCGGACGGGGAGAACGACGTGCTCGCGAAGATCGCCGGGATGTCGGAATCCGACCGTGTCATGGCGGAGCGGCTGCACGCCGTCGTCAAAGCCAGCGCTCCGGACCTGTCCCCGAAACTCTGGTACGGCATGCCCGCGTACGCCAAGGACGGCAAGGTCGTCTGCTTCTTCCAGAGTGCGGCGAAGTTCAAATCGCGCTACGCCACCTTCGGTTTCAACGACATCGCCAACCTCGACGACGGCACCATGTGGCCGACGACTTTCGCCCTGACGAAGCTGACCGCGGCCGACGAGGCGAGGATCGGCGATCTGGTGAAGAAGGCGGTGAGCTGA
- the lpdA gene encoding dihydrolipoyl dehydrogenase, with the protein MPDFDLLVVGGGPGGYVAAIRAAQRGLRVGLVEKERPGGVCLNWGCIPTKAMLRSAEIFQTLTSAADFGVYADNVRYDFAAVRQRKDGIVKQLTDGVASLLAANGVTVIEGHARFTGPTGVEVFETGRSPIFPGGPRYAAAPTATATRTISAKDVIIATGSVPARLPIPGADLPGVITSDGAFGLTEVPARLVVIGGSAVGAEWASLFAGFGSQVTIVEMQDTLVPLEDAEVGAALGRSFTKRGITVLTGSTVESIAQTDALRVTVAGEHARELDADVVLVGVGRRPNTADLGLDIAGISTDTRGFIPVDEQLRTGVEHVYAIGDVTGRALLAHVASHQGLTAADAIAGQPARIDYTAIPAATFTHPEIAGVGLTEAKARAAGHDVVTARFPFAALGRAQTFGDTEGFVKIVAGRRHREVLGVHIIGPSASDLIAEGALAISLEATLDELADTIHAHPTLGEIGMEAALAGLGLPVHIAPRKR; encoded by the coding sequence GTGCCGGATTTCGATCTACTGGTGGTCGGCGGCGGGCCGGGCGGATATGTCGCGGCCATCCGCGCGGCCCAACGCGGCCTGCGCGTCGGCTTGGTGGAGAAGGAGCGTCCGGGCGGAGTCTGCCTGAACTGGGGCTGCATCCCGACCAAAGCGATGCTGCGCTCGGCGGAGATCTTCCAGACCCTCACCAGCGCAGCGGATTTCGGCGTCTACGCCGACAACGTGCGCTATGACTTCGCCGCGGTGCGCCAGCGCAAAGACGGCATCGTCAAGCAACTCACCGACGGTGTGGCGAGCCTGCTCGCCGCGAACGGTGTCACGGTGATCGAGGGGCACGCCCGCTTCACCGGCCCGACCGGTGTCGAAGTGTTCGAGACGGGTCGATCACCGATCTTCCCCGGCGGCCCCCGCTATGCCGCCGCACCGACCGCGACCGCCACCCGCACGATCAGCGCGAAGGATGTGATCATCGCGACGGGATCGGTGCCGGCGCGGTTGCCGATTCCGGGCGCGGACCTGCCGGGCGTCATCACCTCCGACGGCGCCTTCGGGCTGACCGAGGTGCCCGCACGACTGGTCGTCATCGGCGGCAGCGCGGTCGGCGCGGAATGGGCCAGCCTGTTCGCCGGTTTCGGCTCCCAGGTCACCATCGTCGAGATGCAGGACACCCTGGTCCCGCTGGAGGACGCCGAGGTGGGCGCCGCCCTGGGGCGGTCGTTCACCAAGCGGGGCATCACCGTGCTCACCGGTTCCACGGTCGAGTCGATCGCGCAGACCGACGCGTTGCGGGTGACCGTGGCAGGCGAGCACGCTCGGGAACTCGACGCGGACGTGGTGCTGGTCGGCGTCGGACGCCGTCCCAACACCGCCGACCTCGGCTTGGACATCGCCGGAATCAGCACCGACACTCGCGGTTTCATCCCCGTCGACGAGCAACTGCGTACCGGAGTCGAGCACGTCTACGCCATCGGAGACGTCACCGGACGCGCCCTGCTCGCGCACGTCGCCTCGCATCAGGGGCTCACAGCCGCCGATGCGATCGCCGGTCAGCCGGCGCGCATCGACTACACCGCGATCCCCGCCGCCACCTTCACCCACCCCGAGATCGCCGGCGTCGGGCTCACCGAGGCGAAGGCCCGCGCCGCCGGGCACGACGTCGTCACCGCGCGTTTCCCCTTCGCGGCACTCGGCCGGGCCCAGACCTTCGGCGACACCGAGGGCTTCGTCAAGATCGTTGCCGGACGGCGGCATCGCGAAGTGCTCGGCGTGCACATCATCGGCCCGTCGGCCAGTGACCTGATCGCCGAAGGCGCACTGGCCATCTCGCTGGAGGCGACCCTCGACGAACTCGCCGACACCATCCACGCCCACCCGACCCTCGGCGAGATCGGCATGGAGGCGGCCCTGGCCGGACTCGGACTGCCCGTGCACATCGCGCCCAGGAAGCGTTGA
- the pdhA gene encoding pyruvate dehydrogenase (acetyl-transferring) E1 component subunit alpha: MTTSTTSRKTSRKTTRPEAIQSPAPSRTNGGPAQTSMDQADARLAAEDPDTLRGLYRDMLFVRRFEERTAQSYQQAKIGGYCHLNLGEEATVVGLGAAMRPTDYLFTNYREHGYALAKGIEPGRVMAELYGRSTGTSKGWGGSMHMYDTATRMLGGYAIVGGQVPLAVGAALAIDYRGGDDVVVCQMGEGTTNIGAFHESLNIAALWNLPVVFLVINNQTGMGTTVERSSAEPDLWKRAASYRMRGERVDGTDVLAVREMAGELIETARRERKPALLEAVSHRLKGHSVVDPAKYRTEEAVATARSNDPVDRWRDALLAAGVLDDQSVAALDAEVAAGVAAAVEFADASPHPEPSSLFDFTYATPVAGDSRRLPADPLFTA; the protein is encoded by the coding sequence GTGACCACCAGCACCACCTCTCGCAAAACGAGCCGCAAGACGACGCGGCCCGAGGCCATACAGTCCCCCGCACCGAGCCGGACGAACGGCGGCCCCGCGCAAACCTCGATGGATCAGGCCGACGCACGCCTCGCTGCCGAGGATCCCGATACGCTACGCGGGCTCTACCGCGACATGCTGTTCGTGCGCCGCTTCGAGGAGCGCACCGCGCAGAGCTACCAGCAAGCCAAGATCGGCGGATACTGCCATCTCAACCTGGGTGAAGAGGCCACCGTGGTCGGGCTCGGCGCGGCCATGCGCCCCACCGACTATCTGTTCACCAACTACCGCGAGCACGGCTACGCGCTGGCCAAAGGCATCGAGCCCGGCCGGGTCATGGCGGAACTGTACGGCCGTTCCACCGGCACCTCGAAGGGCTGGGGCGGTTCCATGCACATGTACGACACCGCGACCCGCATGCTCGGCGGTTATGCCATCGTGGGCGGCCAGGTTCCGCTGGCCGTCGGCGCGGCGCTGGCCATCGACTACCGCGGCGGCGACGACGTGGTGGTGTGCCAGATGGGCGAGGGCACGACGAACATCGGTGCCTTCCACGAGTCGCTGAACATCGCGGCCCTGTGGAACCTGCCGGTGGTGTTCCTGGTGATCAACAACCAGACCGGGATGGGCACCACGGTCGAACGCTCCTCCGCGGAACCGGATCTGTGGAAGCGCGCCGCCTCCTACCGCATGCGTGGCGAGCGCGTGGACGGCACCGATGTCCTCGCCGTCCGCGAGATGGCCGGTGAGCTGATCGAAACCGCGCGGCGGGAGCGCAAACCCGCGCTGCTCGAGGCGGTCAGTCACCGTCTCAAGGGTCATTCCGTGGTCGACCCGGCGAAATATCGCACCGAGGAAGCGGTGGCGACCGCCCGGAGCAACGATCCCGTCGACCGCTGGCGTGACGCACTGCTGGCCGCCGGTGTGCTGGACGATCAGTCCGTGGCCGCGCTCGACGCCGAGGTGGCCGCCGGGGTCGCCGCGGCGGTGGAATTCGCCGACGCCAGCCCGCATCCCGAGCCGTCGAGCCTGTTCGACTTCACCTACGCGACGCCCGTGGCCGGCGACTCGCGCCGCCTGCCCGCCGACCCGCTCTTCACCGCTTAA
- a CDS encoding class II glutamine amidotransferase, with protein MAYSGEPILAEDLLFRPVHSLIDQSLHSQLGATTTNGDGFGIGWYGEGPRPAVFKDIEPAWNDRNLREVAAQVRTPLFFAHVRASTGTAVQRSNCHPFRHGHWLWMHNGSVLGFHQFKRDLMTAVEPALFADIEGSTDSEVLFFLALTFGLVEDPFTAVARAVGFVEDVGRAYQVDAPVQMTVATTDGDSMWFFRYSTERRSRSLFYSNDVAKVRALHPEVEALRELGEEARFVVSEPLRDLPGAWNEVEESSAGVVRLGHDETRPFQPIAP; from the coding sequence ATGGCTTATTCCGGGGAGCCGATCCTGGCCGAGGACCTTTTGTTCCGGCCGGTGCACTCGTTGATCGATCAGAGCCTGCACTCCCAGCTGGGTGCGACGACCACGAACGGTGACGGCTTCGGCATCGGATGGTATGGCGAAGGTCCGCGGCCCGCGGTGTTCAAGGACATCGAACCGGCGTGGAACGACCGCAACCTGCGGGAGGTCGCGGCGCAGGTGCGCACGCCGCTGTTCTTCGCGCACGTGCGCGCGTCGACCGGAACCGCTGTGCAACGCAGTAACTGTCACCCGTTCCGGCACGGACACTGGTTGTGGATGCACAACGGATCCGTGCTCGGTTTCCACCAGTTCAAGCGCGATCTGATGACGGCGGTCGAGCCGGCTTTGTTCGCCGACATCGAGGGTTCGACGGATTCCGAAGTGCTCTTCTTCCTGGCGCTCACCTTCGGGCTGGTCGAGGACCCGTTCACCGCGGTCGCCCGCGCGGTCGGCTTCGTCGAAGACGTCGGTCGCGCGTACCAGGTCGATGCCCCGGTACAGATGACGGTCGCGACCACCGACGGCGACTCGATGTGGTTCTTCCGGTACTCCACCGAACGGCGGTCGCGCTCGCTGTTCTACTCCAACGACGTCGCGAAGGTGCGTGCGCTGCATCCGGAGGTTGAAGCGCTGCGCGAGCTGGGTGAGGAGGCTCGCTTCGTGGTTTCCGAGCCGCTGCGCGACCTGCCGGGGGCGTGGAACGAGGTCGAGGAGTCGTCGGCCGGTGTCGTCCGCCTCGGCCACGACGAAACGCGCCCGTTCCAGCCGATCGCCCCCTGA
- a CDS encoding alpha-ketoacid dehydrogenase subunit beta, which yields MTYREALRETLREEMRRDDDVFLIGEEIGVFEGSYKITAGLLAEFGEKRVRDTPIAEEGFVGAAIGAAMLGLRPVVEIMTINFSLLALDQIVNHAAKIYGMFGGQTSVPMVIRTPGGGGQQLGATHSQNVELYYAFVPGLKVVAPSTPADARALLKAAIEDDDPVLFLENLSLYNTKGEVPEDLPAAQIGKAAVTRTGSDITLIGYSRMATVCSEVAERLAADGFSAEVVDLRSLRPLDRATLVESVRKTGCAVIGEDDWLTYGIGAEVAASISDGAFDYLDAPVRRVAMAEVPLPYAKPLERLALPSADSLYTAAVETLTAVGKRR from the coding sequence ATGACCTATCGTGAAGCGCTGCGCGAAACCCTCCGCGAGGAGATGCGGCGCGACGACGATGTCTTCCTCATCGGGGAGGAGATCGGCGTCTTCGAAGGCTCCTACAAGATCACCGCCGGACTGCTGGCCGAATTCGGCGAGAAGCGGGTACGCGACACTCCCATCGCCGAAGAGGGCTTCGTCGGCGCCGCCATCGGTGCCGCCATGCTCGGCCTGCGTCCGGTCGTCGAGATCATGACGATCAACTTCTCGCTGCTGGCGCTGGATCAGATCGTCAACCACGCCGCGAAGATCTACGGCATGTTCGGCGGCCAGACCAGCGTGCCGATGGTCATCCGCACCCCGGGCGGCGGCGGCCAACAGCTCGGCGCGACGCATTCGCAGAACGTGGAGCTGTACTACGCGTTCGTGCCAGGCTTGAAAGTGGTCGCGCCGAGCACCCCGGCCGACGCGCGAGCGCTGCTCAAGGCCGCCATCGAAGACGACGATCCGGTGCTGTTCCTGGAAAACCTCTCGCTCTACAACACCAAAGGCGAAGTGCCGGAGGATCTTCCGGCCGCGCAGATCGGCAAGGCCGCGGTTACGCGGACCGGCTCCGACATCACGCTGATCGGCTACTCCCGTATGGCCACGGTGTGCTCGGAGGTCGCCGAACGCCTCGCCGCCGACGGTTTCTCGGCCGAGGTCGTCGACCTGCGCAGCCTTCGTCCGCTGGACCGCGCCACCCTCGTCGAGTCCGTCCGCAAGACCGGCTGCGCCGTGATCGGCGAGGACGACTGGCTCACCTACGGTATCGGCGCAGAGGTCGCCGCCTCCATCTCCGACGGCGCCTTCGACTATCTGGACGCCCCGGTGCGCCGGGTGGCCATGGCCGAAGTGCCGCTCCCCTACGCCAAGCCGCTCGAACGGCTCGCCCTGCCGTCGGCCGATTCGCTGTACACCGCCGCCGTGGAAACCCTCACGGCCGTCGGCAAGCGGCGCTGA